The Halomonas binhaiensis nucleotide sequence AGTGAGTCTTCACCATGCTTCGCCTTTCCAGTAACGTGACCATCCCCGCCCGAGAAATCGAGATCACCCAGATTCGTGCCCAGGGCGCGGGCGGGCAGAACGTCAACAAGGTGGCTTCAGCGGTTCATCTGCGCTTCGATGTACCACATTCCAGCCTGCCCCCCTTCTACAAGGAACGGCTGCTGGCCATCACCGACAGCCGCATCACACAGGATGGCGTGATCATCATCAAGGCTCAGCGTTATCGTACTTTCGAGCTCAATAAGGCCGATGCCCTGCAAAGGCTGCATGACATGATCACGGATGCCACCAAGACACAGAAGACACGCCGGGCAACCAAGCCCAGCAAGGGCTCCCAGAAACGGCGGATGGACAGCAAGACCCGCCGCGGTAATACCAAGGCGCTACGCGGCAAGATACGCGACTAGGGGAATGTCGGAATAAGTGTCTGCGCTTGCTCAAAACCAAATTTACGCCTTGAGCTGCTCGCGCAAGGCAGACAGCACAGGGGCCGTGGAAGGCACCACTCCACGCCACTGAGCAAAGGATGCTGCAGCCTGCTCTACCAGCATGCCCAATCCATCAACGCAACGTGCCCCCCTGGCTTCGGACCATGCCAGAAATACCGTAGGCTCAGCGCTGTACATCATGTCGTAGGCAAAGGCACCATCATTGAACAGCGTCTCTGGCAAGGGTGGCAGATCCCCCGCCAGACTGGCACTAGTACCATTGATCACAACATCGTAGCGGCCGCCAATCGCATCGAACCCGCTACCCAGAATATTGCCCAGATCCGTGAAATCCGCTGCCAGTGACTCAGCCTTGTGTGCAGTGCGATTGGCAATATGCAGTTCACTGGGTGATTCTCCAAGCAGAGGCGCCAGCACACCTCTTACGGCTCCTCCAGCCCCCAGCAGCAGCACTCGTGCTCCTTCAAGCTGAACGCCATGGCGCTTGAGGTCCGCTACCAGTCCAACACCATCCGTGGTGTCACCATAGACACGGCCATCCGCTTCCAGCTTGAGTGTGTTCACTGCACCTGCCCGTCTGGCCTGGTCACTAAGACGATCGCACAGACGATAGGCATCTTCCTTGAACGGCACTGTGACGTTGGCTCCTTTGCCTCCATCCGCGACGAAGGTACGCCAGGCGCCGGCAAAATCATCCACAGGCGCTTCAATGGCGATATACATCATGTCCTGGGCGGTTTCCGCAGCAAAAGCCTTGTGAATAGCCGGGGACTTTGAATGGGTTATGGGGTGGCCGAATACACAGTAACGATCGGTCATCGAGATTCCTCATCAGGGGCTGAACACACGTCAGTCCATCATTCATTTAACCAGTCGCGAGGGCGCAGGTAGTCATCGAGTTCAGCCTCGGCGGAGCCCGGCTCGGGGTGATAATCGTATTCCCAGCGAGCAAGAGGAGGCATCGACATCAGAATGGATTCGCTACGCCCCCCGCTCTGCAGGCCAAACAGCGTGCCACGATCCCATACCAGGTTGAACTCCACGTAACGCCCTCGGCGGTATAGCTGAAAGTCCCGCTCGTTCTCTCCCCAGGGCTGGTGACGACGGCGTTCGATGAT carries:
- the arfB gene encoding alternative ribosome rescue aminoacyl-tRNA hydrolase ArfB, which codes for MLRLSSNVTIPAREIEITQIRAQGAGGQNVNKVASAVHLRFDVPHSSLPPFYKERLLAITDSRITQDGVIIIKAQRYRTFELNKADALQRLHDMITDATKTQKTRRATKPSKGSQKRRMDSKTRRGNTKALRGKIRD
- the aroE gene encoding shikimate dehydrogenase, which produces MTDRYCVFGHPITHSKSPAIHKAFAAETAQDMMYIAIEAPVDDFAGAWRTFVADGGKGANVTVPFKEDAYRLCDRLSDQARRAGAVNTLKLEADGRVYGDTTDGVGLVADLKRHGVQLEGARVLLLGAGGAVRGVLAPLLGESPSELHIANRTAHKAESLAADFTDLGNILGSGFDAIGGRYDVVINGTSASLAGDLPPLPETLFNDGAFAYDMMYSAEPTVFLAWSEARGARCVDGLGMLVEQAAASFAQWRGVVPSTAPVLSALREQLKA